In Alkalispirillum mobile, the DNA window CAGCCGGACATCGAGGTGGTCGGCGCCGCCCGGGACCCCTACGACGCCCGCGAGCAGATCAAGGCGCTGGACCCGGACGTGCTCACCCTGGACGTGGAGATGCCGCGCATGGACGGCATCACCTTCCTGCGCAATCTCATGCGCCTGCGCCCCATGCCGGTGGTGATGGTGTCCTCCCTGACCGAGTCGGGGGGCGATATTACCCTGGACGCCCTGGCCCTGGGGGCGGTGGATTTCGTCACCAAGCCCGATGCGGACGTGGCGCACTCGCTGGCCGAGTACACCGACGAGATTGCCGACAAGGTGCGGGCCGCCAGCCGGGCCCGGGTGCAGAAGCTGACCGACCAGCCGCGCCGCCCGGGGCGGCAACTGGCCAGCGCCCGCAGCGGCGGGTTCCGTACCACGGACCGGCTGATTGCCATCGGCGCATCCACCGGCGGCACCGAGGCCATCCGCGATGTGCTGGAGCAGATGCCCCCCGACTGCCCCGGCATCGTCATCGCCCAGCATATCCCCGGCGGGTTCAGCGCCGCCTTCGCCCGGCGGATGGACGAGAACACCGCGTTGACCGTGTTCGAGGCGCGGGACGGGCAGCGTATCCTGCCCGGGCACGCCTACATCGCCCCCGGCGGCTACCACCTGAAGGTGGAGCGCGACGGGGCCCGCTACATCTGTCGCCTGTCCAGTGGCGCCCTGGTCAACCGCCATCGCCCGTCGGTGGACGTGCTGTTCCGGAGCGTGGCGGAGCAGGCCGGCAAGAGCACCGCCGCTGCCCTGCTCACCGGCATGGGCAAGGATGGGGCCGAGGGGCTGCTGGCCCTGCGGGAGGCCGGCGCCTGGACGGTGGCGCAGGATGAGGACAGCAGCGTGGTCTGGGGCATGCCCGGAGAGGCGGCGCGCATCGGCGCGGCCTGCGATGTGCTGCCGCTGGACCGGATCGCCGAGCGGCTGCTCACGGCTGCGCGGGGCAAGACCAGGGAGGAAAGCGCATGACTGACGCAAAAGCAGGTTCGGACACCGCACGGCCGGGGACCGGCGGCGGGCTGTGGCGCTACGGTGTGCCGGGAGTGGTGACGGCGGCCGCCGCCGGCGGGGCGTTCGTCTGGCCGGTGGCGGCCGTTCCGGCAGTGCTGGTCACCGCGGTGGCGTGGCTCCTCGGTGCCCGGCTGGCCGACGGCGGACAGGCGGAGGCCGAGGGCGAGTCGCTGGAGAAGCTGGAGCAAGAGCTGCGCGGTCTGCTGCACGATATCGATGACAGCCTGCAGGCGGAGTTCCGCACCGTGCTCGATGACCTGGGTCAGATCCGCGGTCTGGTCTCCGATGCCGTCGGCCAGCTCAACGACAGCTTCCACGGGATGCAGGCCGGTACGCGCGAGCAGGAAGAACTGGCCAACAACGTCATCACCCAGACCGGGGGTGACAGTAACCTGGATCAGTTCGGTATCCGGAGTTTCGTGCAGGAGACCGAGGGCACCCTCAACAACTACGTGGATCTGGTGGTCTCCATGAGCCGCAACAGCGTGGAGACCGTCCACGCCATGGACGATATCGCCACGCAGATGGACGGTATCAGCCAGTTGCTGGTCAACATGAAGGGCATTGCCGAGCAGACCGACCTGTTGGCGTTGAATGCCAGCATCGAGGCGGCCCGCGCCGGTGATTCCGGGCGTGGCTTCTCCGTGGTTGCGGAGGAGGTCCGGAATCTCTCTGTTCAGGCCGGGGAATTTAATGAGAAGATCGGCGGCGAAGTGGGGCGGGTGCGGACCAGCGTCGACAAGGCCCGCAAGGCGGTCGGTGACATGGCCTCACAGGATTTGAACGAGACCCTGCAGGCCAAGGATCACATCACCGACATGATGACCCGGCTCCGTGAGTTGGACGACGAGGTCGAGCAGGCCGCGGGGCGGATACAGCAGGTGGCGGAGTCCATCGATGGCCACGTCGGCGCCGCGGTGCGCTCGTTGCAGTTCGAGGATATCGTTACCCAGTTGGTGGACAGCTCGCGCAGCGGCGTGGAGGGGCTGGACCGCTACCTCAGCGGCCTGGGTCATGTGCTCAGTGAGACCGCCGACCAGGCGGAGCATGGTGCGGACTACGTGGCGCGTCTGGCCGAGGCCCGGCGCCGTCTGGCGGAGCAGCGGGATGCCCGGGAAAGCCGCCGTGCCGAGGCGCGCCACGTGGCGCAGCGCAACATGGACGAGGGGGACGTGGAGCTTTTCTGAGTACACGGCCTAGCGAGTTTTATCGCCCTTTAAGAAACCGGGGAGAGCCCATGTCAGTCAAAGATTACACCGCCCGCAACGGCAAGGAACTGGTGCTGGAGATCAAGGGCCAGTTCGACTTTGCGCTCCACAAGCCCTTTCGCCAGGCCTACCGTGGCCACAACGGGGTGGAGGTGTACCGGGTGGATCTTGCCCAGGCGGAGTACATGGACAGCTCGGCGCTGGGCATGCTGCTGCTGCTGCGCGAGCACGCTTCCGGCCAGGGAGCCAAAGTGGTGCTGTGCAACTGCCAGGAAGAGGTGGAGAAGATCCTGCGCATCGCCAACTTCCAGAAGCTCTTTCAGATTGAGCGCAACGGGGTTGAGGCCCGCGGGGATTCCTAAATGAGTGCCGCGGACTCGCCAGGGCTGACCGATACCGACCCGACGGACAGGGAGCGGGTGCCGGAGCCGGACGAGCTGACCGTGCTGGTGGTGGACGACGAGCCGGTCAACGTACTGCTGTTGGAGATGATCCTGAAGGCCCGCGGCTTCAATGTGGCCACGGCCGAGGACGGCGCCAAAGCGGTGGACCGGGTGCGTGACGGGCACTGCGACCTGGTCCTGATGGACGTGATGATGCCGGGCATGGACGGCTACGATGCCACCCGGCATATCAAGCGCATCGAGGCCGAGACCGGGCGGTTCATCCCGGTATTGTTCGTTACCGCCCTCACCGACGAGAAGCGGCTGGCCGAGTGCGTGGCCTGTGGCGGGGATGACTTCCTCACCAAGCCGATCAGCCGGGTCCAGCTCAACGCCAAGATCGACTCCTGGCTGCGCACCCAGGCCATGCACCGGACGTTGCAGGGCCAGCACGATGAGCTGGAGCGCCATCAGCAGCGCCTGGACATGGAGCAGCAACTGGCGCGCCGTATCGTGGGCAAGGCCGTGGCGTCGCCGGTGCTGGAAACCCCGGGGCTGCGCTACCGCTACCATCCGGCCGAGATCCTCAGCGGTGACATCCTGCTGGCCGGTTGCACCCCGGGTGGGCGGTTGATGCTCATGCTGGGCGATTTCACCGGGCACGGCATTGCGGCGGCCATCGGTGTCATTCCCCTGTCGAACATCTTCCGCAGCATGACCCGTAAAGGCTTCTCCCCGGCGGAAGTGCTGCGCGAGGCCGATGCCCGCATGTGCGAGGCCCTGCCGGCGGAGATGTTCCTGGCGGCGATCACCCTGGAGCTGGATCCGGTGAGTCGTACCCTCACCGTGTGGAACAGCGCCATGCCGCCCCTGCTGGTCATTGGCCGGGATGGCACGGTCCGCCACCGCATCGGCTCCAGCCAGCTGCCCCTGGGCGTGGACGGCGCCCACTCACCGGGCCGGGAGCTGCCCACTATGCTGGAGTTGCAGGCCGGCGACCGGCTGTTCCTGTGCAGCGACGGCGTGGTGGAGGCCGGGGGCCGGCAACCATTTGGCCAGCAGCAGGTGGAGCAGGTGCTGACGGAATCGGCACCGGACCAAGGGGTGGAGCGGCTCGAGCAGGCGCTGGTCGCGCACCTGGGGCACGACCTGCCCGGCGCGGATGACATCACCTTTGTCGAGTTAGACTGCGGTCGCTTGTTGAGTGAGCTGGCCGGCTGCCGCGAGGCCGATGGCCTGGCGGCAGAGACAGGCCCTGACGTACGCCAGGGCGAATGGGGCTGTGAGATCCGGCTGGGCGCGGCACTGTTGCGCCGGATGAACCCGCTGCCCCTGTTGCTCGGTGCGGTGGAGCGATTGCACGGTCCGGTGCAGCAACGGCAGAGCGTCTACATGGTGCTGGCCGAACTCTATGCCAACGCCCTGGAACACGGGCTGTTGGGGCTGGACTCCGGCATCAAGAAGACCGAAGACGGCTTTGTCGCGTACTACGAGATGCGCGAGAGCCGTCTCGCGGACCTGGCCGAGGGCGAGATCACCTTCCGGTTGCGTAACGAGGGCGAGCGCCTGGTGATCCGCGTCGAGGATGACGGCCCGGGGTTTGATTATCAGGGCCTGCAGGCGTGGTTGGCGGAAAACCAAATGCAGGCGGACGCATCGGATGGCGATGACCCAGAGGCGGAGGCGTTGGTGACGCCGGCCGGGAGAGGCCTGATGCTGGTCAGTGCCCTGTGTGAGCGCCTGGAGTGGCAGGGGCGGGGGAACTGCGTGGAGGCGGTGTTCCGCTGGTGAGCGGGGCGCTTTCCCGAGTCTTCCGGTAGGCGAACCGCCCCCGGCCCGCGCAGAGCGGCCTGCCGGGGGCGCGTTTACCCGATGGGGCGGCGGGGCCGCCCGGGCAGCTTACTGCTGCTGTTCGGGCTGGCCGTTCTCGACCTCTTCGCTGGTGGCGTCGCGGATGTCCACCACCTTCACATCGAAGTTCAGGGTGACGCCGGCCAGCGGATGGTTGGCATCCACTTTCACGGTCTCGTCGCCCACTTCGCGCACGGTGATCAGCTGCGCGCCGTTGGGGGTCTGGGCCTGGAACTGCATGCCGGGCTCGACCTTGTCCACCGAATCGAACATCTGCTTGGGGACATCCTGAATCAGGTTGTCGTCGCGCTCGCCGTAGGCATTGGAGGGCTCGATGGTTACTTCCACCGATGCGCCGTTGTCCTGGCCTTCCAGCGCCTGTTCCAGGCCCGGGATGATGTTGCCCGCGCCGTGGAGGTAAGCCAGCGGCCCGCGACCCTCGGAGGAGTCCAGCAACGTGCCTTCGGTGTCTTTCAGGGTGTAGTCGATGGACACGACCCGGTCTTTGGCAACCTGCATGGTGTTACACCTGATTTTTCGAGAATGAACCTTTCAGTATACGCGGCGATTTTCTCCAGTTAAACCGGCAGCGTATACAGCCGGGGCGTGCCGTGCGACAGGACACGGCAGGCGGCGACAACCTGTGGCAAGATGGCCGTCATTGTTGCCTGGCAGATGACCCTGACCACCTATGATCGCCATTCCTGACGAGACACGGCTGGCCTCGTTGGCGCCGCTGAACGAACTGAGTGAGACGCGCCTGGCCCGGCTGAGCGAGAAGGCGGAGTTGTCCCGGGTGAACCGCGGGGACACCCTGCAGGCGCCCAACGAGGACCGGAGTCTCGTCTACCTGCTCCACGGGCAGTTCACGCTGGTCTCCAAGGGGGGTGGCGCCGATAGGATCACCGCGGACTCGGAGGCGGCGCGTGAGCCGCTCTTCGACGGGCGGCCCCATCAGACCGTGGCGCGGGCGGACGTGGACAGTGTCATCATGCGCCTCCCCCGGCCGCTGTTTGATGTGCTCGCCGACGAGGAGCGGAGCGCCGGATACGATGTCCACGAGGTGCAGGTGGATGAATCGGGCATGCGCCTGTTTCAGCGCATTCTGCATCACTTGCATGCGGGTACGCTGGACCTGCCGGTGATGCCGGAGATCACGCTGCGCTTGAAGGGGCTGTCGGAGGAGGAGGCGGATCTCACCGCGCTCGGCCGCATCGTGCAGCTCGAGCCCTCCGTGGCCGCGCGGGTGGTCCAGGCCTCCAACAGCCCGGTCTACCGGCGCAGCGGGGGACGGGTGACCACCCTGCGCGAAGCCGTGGCCATGCTCGGTTTCATCACGGTGAAGAAACTGGCGCTGGCCATGACCTTGTCGGCGCCCTTCGAAAGCCAGTCCCCCTCGGCGCGGCGTCTGCTTAAGCAGAACTGGCGCACCAGCGTGGCGGTGTCCGTGACAGCGGCCGTCATCGCGCAACGCTCCGCGGCCGGACTCGACATGGACCGCTGCCTGCTCGCGGGCCTGACCCACGATATCGGCGCCGTGCCCATCGTGACGTTCGCCGAGAAGGCCGGCATATCGGACAGCACGGAGCTGTCGGAAGTGGTGCAGGGGCTGAGCGGCCTGGTGGGGCGCGAGGTGCTGGAGGCCTGGGACTTTGACGAGGACCTGGTCGAGGTGCCGGAGGCGAGCACCGACTTCATGCGCCAGCACGATGGTCCGGCCGATCTGGCTGATGCCGTGGTCGTGGCCCGACTATTCTGCGCCGCCAACGGCGGTGATGACACGGCGCTGGAGACCTTGCACACCACCCCGGCACTAAGCCGCCTGCAGTTGCCGGGCGAGGGGCCGGAGGCCGACGTGGAGGTACTCAACGCCGCCCGTGCCGAGTTGGCAGAGCTGGAAAAGGCGCTGATGGGTGCGGCGGACTGAGCAGTTTTACGGTCTGCCTAGTGCGTCTAGTCCGTCTCCGGGCCCGTCTCCGGCTCCAGCAACGGCCATTCCGATGCGTCGATCGTCTCTCGGTATGCGTGCCAAGTGGCATGGCCCAGCAGCGGCATAAGCACCAGAAAGGCCAGCCAGGCGGTAGCGACGGCAATCCCGACACAGCCCACGATTATCAACGCCCAGGTCAGCATCGCCGGCTTGTTGCGCATGACCGCATTGACGCTGGTGACCACTGCGGTGATCGCATCCGCGCGGCGCTCGATCAACATGGGCAGCGAGAAGGCGCTGGCCACGAACACCACCAGGCTGAACAGCGCCCCAACGGCCATGCCGCTGCCGAGGAACAGTGCCAATTCCCCGATTGCGGGCTCGGCGGTATCCGGGAAGAAGACATAAAGGGTGTTGGCGGCCCGCGCCCAGATCAGCAGCACCACCACCAGGATGACGGCGAAGAACAGGGTGCTGCGCAGTGACCTGAGGGTGCTGCGTAAACCCCGGCGCAACGAGACGTTTTCCCCACGTTCCAGTTGCAGGCTAAGCGCGTAGACCGTCAAGGCCAGCAACGGTCCCACGAAGACAAAGCCGGAAACCAGTCCGAGGTAAAGCCCCAGGTTGCCGAACTGCCATGTCGCCCCCGTGACCAGGTAACTGAGGATCACGGTAATTGCGCCGAAGAGCAGGCTCTGCCGGGGCGCGGCGCGCAGGTCTGCCCACCCCCGACGCAACCAGCGCCAGGGGGCATCCACCCCCACCTGGCGGCAGGGTGCCAACATGGGCAGCTCTTCTGGCGACCTGGCCGGCGGGGGCGTCTGGCTCATGGGGTGCGCACCCTCCTCAGGCCTCGGTGACCGGGATCCCCTTGATCCGGGCCTGCCACTCGCGCGGGCCGGTCTCGTGCACCGACTCGCCGCGGCTGTCCACCGCGACCGTCACCGGCATGTCCTCCACCTCGAACTCGTGGATGGCCTCCATGCCCAGGTCCTCAAAGGCCACCACCCGACTCTTGCGGATGGCCTTGGACACCAGGTAGGCCGCGCCACCCACGGCGATCAGGTAGACCGCGCCGTGCTTGCGGATGGCCTCTACTGCCTCGGGGCCGCGCTCTGCCTTGCCGATCATGCCCATCAGGCCGGTCTCGGCCAGCATCTGGTCGGTGAACTTGTCCATCCGGGTGGCCGTGGTGGGGCCGGCCGGGCCGACCGGCTCGTCGCGCACCGGGTCCACCGGGCCCACGTAGTAGATGAACTTGCCCTTCAGGTCGACGGGCAGTTCCTCGCCGCGGCTGAGCATGTCGGTCATGCGCTTGTGGGCGGCATCGCGGCCGGTGAGGATGGTGCCGGACACCAGCAGGGTATCGCCCGGCTTCCAGCTCTGGGCCTCCTCGGTGGTCACTTCGTCGAGGTTCACGCGCTTGACCTCGCCGCCGCCCTCGCGGGCTACCTGCGGCCAGTCCTCCAGCTTGGGTGCCGGCAGATCGGCCAC includes these proteins:
- a CDS encoding STAS domain-containing protein, with the protein product MSVKDYTARNGKELVLEIKGQFDFALHKPFRQAYRGHNGVEVYRVDLAQAEYMDSSALGMLLLLREHASGQGAKVVLCNCQEEVEKILRIANFQKLFQIERNGVEARGDS
- a CDS encoding FKBP-type peptidyl-prolyl cis-trans isomerase gives rise to the protein MQVAKDRVVSIDYTLKDTEGTLLDSSEGRGPLAYLHGAGNIIPGLEQALEGQDNGASVEVTIEPSNAYGERDDNLIQDVPKQMFDSVDKVEPGMQFQAQTPNGAQLITVREVGDETVKVDANHPLAGVTLNFDVKVVDIRDATSEEVENGQPEQQQ
- a CDS encoding ATP-binding SpoIIE family protein phosphatase; translation: MSAADSPGLTDTDPTDRERVPEPDELTVLVVDDEPVNVLLLEMILKARGFNVATAEDGAKAVDRVRDGHCDLVLMDVMMPGMDGYDATRHIKRIEAETGRFIPVLFVTALTDEKRLAECVACGGDDFLTKPISRVQLNAKIDSWLRTQAMHRTLQGQHDELERHQQRLDMEQQLARRIVGKAVASPVLETPGLRYRYHPAEILSGDILLAGCTPGGRLMLMLGDFTGHGIAAAIGVIPLSNIFRSMTRKGFSPAEVLREADARMCEALPAEMFLAAITLELDPVSRTLTVWNSAMPPLLVIGRDGTVRHRIGSSQLPLGVDGAHSPGRELPTMLELQAGDRLFLCSDGVVEAGGRQPFGQQQVEQVLTESAPDQGVERLEQALVAHLGHDLPGADDITFVELDCGRLLSELAGCREADGLAAETGPDVRQGEWGCEIRLGAALLRRMNPLPLLLGAVERLHGPVQQRQSVYMVLAELYANALEHGLLGLDSGIKKTEDGFVAYYEMRESRLADLAEGEITFRLRNEGERLVIRVEDDGPGFDYQGLQAWLAENQMQADASDGDDPEAEALVTPAGRGLMLVSALCERLEWQGRGNCVEAVFRW
- a CDS encoding HDOD domain-containing protein — encoded protein: MIAIPDETRLASLAPLNELSETRLARLSEKAELSRVNRGDTLQAPNEDRSLVYLLHGQFTLVSKGGGADRITADSEAAREPLFDGRPHQTVARADVDSVIMRLPRPLFDVLADEERSAGYDVHEVQVDESGMRLFQRILHHLHAGTLDLPVMPEITLRLKGLSEEEADLTALGRIVQLEPSVAARVVQASNSPVYRRSGGRVTTLREAVAMLGFITVKKLALAMTLSAPFESQSPSARRLLKQNWRTSVAVSVTAAVIAQRSAAGLDMDRCLLAGLTHDIGAVPIVTFAEKAGISDSTELSEVVQGLSGLVGREVLEAWDFDEDLVEVPEASTDFMRQHDGPADLADAVVVARLFCAANGGDDTALETLHTTPALSRLQLPGEGPEADVEVLNAARAELAELEKALMGAAD
- a CDS encoding DUF2189 domain-containing protein, coding for MSQTPPPARSPEELPMLAPCRQVGVDAPWRWLRRGWADLRAAPRQSLLFGAITVILSYLVTGATWQFGNLGLYLGLVSGFVFVGPLLALTVYALSLQLERGENVSLRRGLRSTLRSLRSTLFFAVILVVVLLIWARAANTLYVFFPDTAEPAIGELALFLGSGMAVGALFSLVVFVASAFSLPMLIERRADAITAVVTSVNAVMRNKPAMLTWALIIVGCVGIAVATAWLAFLVLMPLLGHATWHAYRETIDASEWPLLEPETGPETD
- a CDS encoding methyl-accepting chemotaxis protein; protein product: MTDAKAGSDTARPGTGGGLWRYGVPGVVTAAAAGGAFVWPVAAVPAVLVTAVAWLLGARLADGGQAEAEGESLEKLEQELRGLLHDIDDSLQAEFRTVLDDLGQIRGLVSDAVGQLNDSFHGMQAGTREQEELANNVITQTGGDSNLDQFGIRSFVQETEGTLNNYVDLVVSMSRNSVETVHAMDDIATQMDGISQLLVNMKGIAEQTDLLALNASIEAARAGDSGRGFSVVAEEVRNLSVQAGEFNEKIGGEVGRVRTSVDKARKAVGDMASQDLNETLQAKDHITDMMTRLRELDDEVEQAAGRIQQVAESIDGHVGAAVRSLQFEDIVTQLVDSSRSGVEGLDRYLSGLGHVLSETADQAEHGADYVARLAEARRRLAEQRDARESRRAEARHVAQRNMDEGDVELF
- a CDS encoding protein-glutamate methylesterase/protein-glutamine glutaminase; translated protein: MIRVLVVDDSALIRRLLTEMLESQPDIEVVGAARDPYDAREQIKALDPDVLTLDVEMPRMDGITFLRNLMRLRPMPVVMVSSLTESGGDITLDALALGAVDFVTKPDADVAHSLAEYTDEIADKVRAASRARVQKLTDQPRRPGRQLASARSGGFRTTDRLIAIGASTGGTEAIRDVLEQMPPDCPGIVIAQHIPGGFSAAFARRMDENTALTVFEARDGQRILPGHAYIAPGGYHLKVERDGARYICRLSSGALVNRHRPSVDVLFRSVAEQAGKSTAAALLTGMGKDGAEGLLALREAGAWTVAQDEDSSVVWGMPGEAARIGAACDVLPLDRIAERLLTAARGKTREESA